A genomic window from Ruminiclostridium cellulolyticum H10 includes:
- the thrS gene encoding threonine--tRNA ligase: MISITLKDGTVKEYQKGVTVLEVAESISAGLARVSLVGEVDGKVTELDFKLERDCSLNLLTFEDEGGRLAYRHTASHVLAQAVKRLYPDAKLAIGPAIDTGFYYDFEREKPFSIEELDSIEKEMEKIVKEDLKLERFVLPRNEAIKLMEEKGEPYKAELIMDLPQGEEISFYKQGEFTDLCAGPHLTGTGRLKAVKLLSVAGAYWRGNEKNKMLQRIYGTAFPKKSQLDEYLFRIEEAKKRDHRKLGRELDLFDILDEGPGFPFFMPKGMVLRNLLEDYWRSEHKKAGYQEIKTPVILNKELWLRSGHWDNYKNNMYTVAIDEQDCAIKPMNCPGGILVFKRKLHSYRDLPQRMGELGLVHRHELSGALHGLMRVRCFTQDDAHIFMTPEQITDEVTGVINLIDDFYSVFGFKYNVELSTRPEKSIGSDEMWELSTAGLKKALDEKGIKYTINKGDGAFYGPKIDFHLEDSIGRTWQCGTIQLDMNLPERFDLSYIGPDGEKHRPVMVHRVVFGSIERFIAILTEHFAGAFPTWLSPVQVKILPLVDKHYDYAYEVKKLLEADDIRVEVDTRNEKIGYKIREAQMDKTPYMLVIGDKELEGRLVSVRSRKDGDLGTITPEQFAEKISNEIKNKLR, translated from the coding sequence ATGATAAGTATTACCTTGAAAGACGGTACCGTAAAAGAATATCAGAAAGGTGTTACAGTCCTTGAAGTGGCAGAGAGTATAAGTGCAGGACTGGCAAGAGTATCTTTGGTTGGAGAAGTTGACGGCAAGGTAACGGAGCTTGATTTCAAACTGGAAAGGGATTGTAGCTTAAATCTTTTAACCTTTGAGGATGAAGGAGGAAGGCTTGCTTACAGACACACTGCTTCCCATGTGTTGGCTCAGGCGGTGAAAAGACTGTACCCTGATGCCAAGCTGGCAATAGGGCCGGCAATAGATACAGGATTTTATTATGATTTTGAAAGGGAAAAGCCATTTTCAATAGAGGAACTTGATAGTATTGAAAAGGAAATGGAAAAAATAGTAAAAGAGGACTTAAAGCTGGAGAGGTTCGTTCTCCCAAGGAATGAGGCAATAAAGCTTATGGAAGAAAAAGGAGAACCGTATAAGGCAGAACTTATAATGGACCTTCCCCAAGGAGAAGAAATATCCTTTTACAAACAAGGGGAGTTTACAGACCTTTGTGCAGGGCCACATTTGACAGGGACAGGAAGATTAAAAGCTGTAAAGTTGCTTTCTGTTGCGGGTGCTTATTGGAGAGGCAACGAGAAGAATAAAATGCTTCAGAGAATATATGGTACAGCTTTTCCCAAGAAAAGCCAGCTGGATGAATACCTTTTCAGAATTGAAGAGGCAAAAAAGCGTGACCACAGAAAGCTGGGAAGGGAGCTGGATTTATTCGATATATTGGACGAAGGCCCGGGTTTCCCGTTCTTTATGCCAAAAGGAATGGTACTTCGCAATCTTCTTGAGGATTACTGGAGGTCGGAACATAAGAAAGCAGGCTATCAGGAGATTAAGACACCTGTTATACTGAACAAGGAACTCTGGCTGAGATCGGGGCATTGGGATAATTACAAGAATAATATGTACACAGTTGCAATAGATGAGCAGGATTGTGCAATAAAACCAATGAATTGTCCGGGCGGAATACTCGTATTCAAAAGGAAACTACATTCATACAGGGATCTGCCTCAAAGAATGGGAGAATTGGGGTTGGTGCACAGACATGAGCTTTCAGGTGCACTCCATGGGCTGATGAGAGTAAGGTGCTTTACTCAGGACGATGCACATATTTTTATGACTCCTGAACAGATTACTGATGAGGTAACCGGGGTAATAAACCTGATAGATGATTTTTATAGTGTATTTGGGTTTAAATACAATGTTGAATTATCTACAAGGCCGGAAAAGTCCATAGGATCAGATGAAATGTGGGAATTGTCTACTGCGGGGCTAAAAAAAGCACTTGACGAAAAAGGTATCAAGTATACAATCAATAAGGGAGACGGTGCTTTCTATGGGCCTAAGATAGATTTTCATCTAGAGGATTCTATAGGTCGTACATGGCAGTGCGGTACAATTCAGCTTGACATGAACCTGCCGGAGAGATTTGACCTTAGCTATATTGGCCCAGATGGAGAAAAGCACAGGCCGGTAATGGTTCACAGGGTTGTTTTTGGAAGCATAGAGAGATTCATAGCCATATTAACCGAACATTTTGCAGGTGCTTTTCCAACATGGTTGAGTCCTGTTCAGGTTAAAATTCTTCCTCTTGTTGACAAGCACTACGATTATGCTTATGAAGTAAAAAAGCTTCTGGAGGCTGACGATATTAGGGTAGAGGTAGATACAAGAAACGAAAAGATAGGTTACAAAATCCGTGAAGCCCAGATGGATAAGACTCCTTATATGCTTGTAATTGGTGACAAGGAGCTGGAGGGCAGGCTTGTTTCTGTCAGATCCAGAAAAGACGGTGATTTAGGGACTATTACACCGGAACAGTTTGCAGAGAAAATATCGAATGAAATAAAAAATAAACTGAGATAA
- the thrS gene encoding threonine--tRNA ligase, with translation MIKITLKDGSNKEYQSGITIKEVAESISAGLARAALAGEVDGKVKELDFKLNNDCSLSLLTFADEGGRLAYRHTASHVLAQAVKRMFPNVKLAIGPAIENGFYYDFDTDKNFAPEDLAKIEKEMEKIIKEDISLERFTLPRDEAIKFMEEKGEPYKIELIKELPEGEEISFYKQGDFVDLCAGPHLLSTGKLKAVKLMSAAGAYWRGNEKNKMLQRIYGTAFPKKSELEEYVTKLEEAKKRDHNKLGRELELFTTVEEIGQGLPLLMPKGARIVQTLQRFVEDEEERRGYVLTKTPLMAKSDLYKLSGHWQHYKDGMFLLGDEEKDEEVMALRPMTCPFQFMIYNTKLHSYRDLPIRYGETSTLFRNEASGEMHGLIRVRQFTISEGHLVCTPEQLEDEFKGVVDLIKFMMETLGIQDDVTYRFSKWDPKNKEKYIGNEEDWENVQDQMRTILDHLKIDYKEAEGEAAFYGPKLDIQCKNVHGKEDTIITVQVDFALAERLNMVYVDKNNEKKHPYIIHRTSIGCYERTLAILIEKYAGAFPTWLCPVQAKILPLVDKHHDFAQKVAQMLRDKGVKVEVDTRNEKIGYKIREAQMEKIPYMLVIGDKEMENNAVSVRSRKDGDLGAMPAEQFVDRIVEEIRTRAK, from the coding sequence ATGATTAAGATTACATTAAAGGATGGAAGCAATAAGGAATACCAGAGCGGTATTACTATCAAGGAAGTTGCTGAAAGCATCAGTGCAGGACTTGCAAGGGCAGCTCTCGCGGGAGAGGTTGACGGAAAGGTGAAGGAACTTGATTTCAAGCTTAATAATGACTGTTCGTTGAGTCTTTTGACATTTGCAGACGAAGGAGGAAGACTAGCCTACAGGCATACTGCATCACATGTTCTTGCACAGGCTGTTAAGAGGATGTTTCCAAATGTCAAGCTTGCAATAGGCCCGGCTATAGAAAACGGTTTCTATTATGATTTTGATACTGATAAGAACTTTGCACCCGAGGATTTGGCAAAGATTGAAAAGGAAATGGAGAAAATCATAAAAGAAGATATTTCTCTTGAAAGATTTACATTGCCCAGAGACGAGGCAATCAAATTTATGGAAGAGAAGGGTGAACCCTACAAGATAGAGCTTATAAAGGAGCTACCGGAAGGAGAAGAAATATCCTTCTACAAGCAGGGGGACTTTGTAGACCTCTGTGCGGGCCCACATCTTCTGTCAACAGGAAAACTCAAGGCTGTAAAACTTATGAGTGCTGCCGGGGCATACTGGAGAGGAAATGAGAAAAACAAGATGCTCCAGAGAATTTATGGTACAGCCTTCCCTAAGAAAAGTGAACTGGAAGAATATGTAACAAAACTTGAAGAAGCAAAGAAGAGAGACCATAATAAACTCGGAAGAGAACTTGAACTGTTCACAACCGTTGAAGAAATAGGACAGGGACTTCCTTTGCTTATGCCAAAGGGAGCTAGAATTGTTCAGACCTTGCAAAGATTTGTTGAGGATGAAGAAGAGAGAAGGGGCTACGTGCTGACAAAGACTCCTTTGATGGCAAAAAGCGACTTGTATAAGCTATCAGGACACTGGCAGCACTACAAGGACGGAATGTTCCTTTTGGGAGATGAGGAAAAGGACGAGGAAGTGATGGCGTTAAGGCCGATGACTTGCCCTTTCCAGTTTATGATATACAACACAAAGCTTCACAGCTATCGTGACCTGCCAATAAGATACGGCGAAACCTCCACTTTGTTCAGAAACGAGGCTTCAGGAGAAATGCACGGACTTATACGTGTCCGTCAGTTTACAATTTCAGAGGGACATTTGGTTTGTACTCCAGAACAGCTTGAAGACGAATTCAAGGGAGTTGTTGACCTGATTAAATTTATGATGGAAACTCTGGGAATTCAGGATGACGTAACCTACAGATTCTCCAAGTGGGATCCCAAGAACAAGGAAAAATATATTGGAAACGAAGAAGACTGGGAAAACGTTCAGGACCAGATGAGAACTATTTTGGACCACTTAAAGATAGACTATAAGGAAGCGGAAGGTGAAGCAGCCTTCTACGGACCAAAGCTCGATATACAGTGCAAGAACGTGCACGGAAAGGAAGACACTATTATTACCGTACAGGTTGATTTTGCTCTTGCTGAGAGACTTAACATGGTTTACGTAGATAAAAACAATGAAAAGAAGCATCCTTATATAATTCACAGAACATCAATAGGTTGTTATGAAAGAACTCTTGCAATACTTATTGAGAAATATGCCGGAGCGTTCCCAACCTGGTTATGTCCTGTTCAGGCAAAGATTCTTCCTTTGGTTGACAAGCACCATGATTTTGCACAAAAGGTAGCACAAATGCTCAGGGACAAGGGTGTAAAAGTTGAAGTAGATACAAGAAATGAAAAAATAGGATACAAGATTAGAGAAGCTCAGATGGAAAAAATACCGTACATGCTTGTAATAGGAGACAAGGAAATGGAAAACAATGCTGTTTCGGTACGTTCCAGAAAAGATGGAGATCTTGGGGCTATGCCTGCGGAACAGTTTGTTGACAGAATAGTAGAAGAAATCAGAACTCGTGCAAAATAA